In a single window of the Chaetodon trifascialis isolate fChaTrf1 chromosome 19, fChaTrf1.hap1, whole genome shotgun sequence genome:
- the prkg3 gene encoding cGMP-dependent protein kinase 2: MEKQLEELKQQLEKQCLINEELQRQNKDLEQRLQEKERLLQDLQSQYHDLEFPSQSGNEIEPEVRKSRAAVIATEPIPETLEIMRTRVKKTVSETNLIIKAIQKNDFLSRLDDEQTAMMVDLLVVSDFKPGEDVIKEGSEGDSMYIVAAGELRVTQAGRDLRTLTTGDVFGELAILYNCKRTATVKAKTAVHLWCMERQTYRTIIANKSKKKREQLMGFLKTSRTLKDLNDVQLSKIIDSMEEVKYQDKEVIVREGAEAHTFYIILKGEVLVTKNVNGHQKQIRRMGKGEHFGEQALIREVLRTATCSADGPVTCFSIDKEVFEETIPIEHLELFDDSKVLQEAQVPQKSSPSSTLRFKDLVPVLYQEGRYQGDPVTLGVGGFGRVELMTTVNHGTYYAMKRVSKKHIVAKRQEEHMLFERKILKATQCDFIVRLYAAFKDTRYIYMVMEFCVGGEIWTKLKEVGRFDEPVAVFCAACVVEAYAYLHKKNIMYRDLKPENLMLDVKGYVKLVDFGFAKEMVRGEKTYSFVGTPEYMAPEIIKNQGHDFAVDFWSLGILIYELLVGSPPFSSSEPQKIYAKILDGVLKYPPYLSEASKSIISKLSRPRPGQRLGNTKNGIKDVRHHRWFSSMNWHKLRVGQLDAPTVRLIRKGPCYINFDRFPLDHTKAEEEFSGWDRDF; encoded by the exons ATGGAGAAGCAACTTgaggagctgaagcagcagctggaaaagCAATGTCTGATCAacgaggagctgcagaggcaaAATAAGGACCTGG AACAACGActgcaggagaaggagaggctTTTGCAGGATCTGCAGAGTCAATATCATGATCTGG aGTTTCCCTCCCAGAGCGGTAATGAGATTGAACCGGAGGTCAGGAAGAGCCGTGCGGCTGTCATTGCCACCGAACCAATCCCTGAGACCCTGGAGATTATGCGCACCAGGGTCAAGAAAACTGTCAG TGAGACAAATCTGATCATCAAAGCCATCCAGAAGAATGACTTCCTGAGCCGGCTCGACGATGAGCAAACAGCCATGATGGTGGACCTCTTAGTGGTGTCTGACTTCAAACCGGGGGAAGACGTCATTAAAGAGGGCTCTGAAGGAGACAGCATGTACATAGTAGCAG CCGGTGAGCTCCGCGTCACGCAGGCAGGCCGGGACCTCCGCACCCTGACCACTGGTGATGTGTTTGGGGAGCTGGCCATCCTGTACAACTGCAAACGGACGGCAACAGTTAAAG CAAAGACAGCAGTGCATCTGTGGTGCATGGAGCGGCAGACCTACAGGACGATCATTGCCAACAAGTCCAAGAAGAAACGCGAGCAGCTCATGGGCTTCCTGAAGAC GTCTCGTACTCTGAAGGACCTAAATGATGTCCAGTTATCCAAAATCATTGACTCAATGGAGGAG GTGAAGTACCAGGACAAAGAAGTTATAGTTCGAGAAGGAGCTGAAGCACACACATTCTACATCATCCTCAAAGGAGAG GTCCTGGTGACTAAGAACGTGAATGGGCATCAGAAGCAAATTCGCAGGATGGGAAAAGGCGAGCATTTCGGGGAACAGGCCCTCATacg GGAAGTCTTGAGAACTGCCACCTGCTCTGCTGATGGCCCTGTTACCTGCTTCTCCATTGACAAGGA GGTATTTGAAGAGACCATTCCCATAGAGCACCTGGAGCTGTTTGACGA CTCCAAAGTGCTGCAGGAGGCACAAGTTCCACAGAAGTCGAG TCCCAGCTCCACCCTGAGGTTTAAGGATCTGGTTCCTGTGTTGTATCAGGAAGGTCGCTATCAAGGAGATCCTGTCACGCTTGGAGTTGGAGGGTTTGGCCGTGTTGAGCTA ATGACCACAGTGAATCATGGGACATATTATGCCATGAAGCGAGTCAGCAAGAAGCACATTGTTGCCAAGAGACAGGAGGAGCACATGCTGTTTGAGAGGAAGATCCTCAAAGCCACACAGTGTGACTTCATCGTCAG GCTTTATGCTGCTTTCAAAGACACGCGATACATCTACATGGTCATGGAGTTCTGTGTCGGAGGAGAGATCTGGACCAAACTGAAAGAAgt AGGGCGGTTTGACGAGCCCGTCGCTGTGTTCTGCGCTGCCTGTGTGGTGGAGGCCTACGCCTACCTCCACAAGAAGAACATCATGTACAGAGACCTGAAGCCTGAGAACCTGATGCTGGACGTGAAGGGCTACGTCAAACTG gtggACTTTGGCTTTGCCAAGGAGATGGTGCGTGGTGAGAAAACCTACTCATTTGTCGGCACTCCTGAGTACATGGCCCCAGAGATCATCAAGAACCAGGGACATGACTTTGCAGTTGACTTTTGGTCCCTTGGGATCCTGATCTATGAGCTGTTGGTGGGAAG CCCTCCCTTTTCAAGTTCAGAGCCTCAGAAGATTTATGCCAAGATTTTGGATGGGGTGCTCAAGTATCCACCTTACTTGAGTGAGGCATCCAAGTCCATCATCAGCAAACTGAGCAG ACCTCGGCCGGGTCAGAGGTTAGGAAACACCAAGAACGGAATCAAAGATGTCCGGCACCACAG GTGGTTCAGCAGCATGAACTGGCACAAGCTGCGTGTGGGTCAGCTTGACGCCCCCACAGTCCGACTCATACGCAAG